From Paenibacillus graminis, a single genomic window includes:
- a CDS encoding YheC/YheD family protein: MGQKLVGILLNAAMHRGVPRLKTGQESLESYEEAAAAYGLTPCFLKLSDIDTGSGYSIAYVKGPNGYRSAVIPTPDAIHNRAIYDPGSQGVERILRSGVQVYNTCNRYGKDQIHGLLEQNEGLRGLLPATSAGLAGLKEMMDSYSDLILKPCRGSIGQGVMRLSRNSPGHWTWSYLPGGSNSWASTAVHQDALPRALRARLASAPYLVQERIPLAELGGRPFDLRVTVQRGWGGEWQVTGLFAKRAAPGGFVSNIARGGEALDSIFVLEQAFSGPAAAGIRMSVLAHSLSIARELEKNLPGLADIGLDMGITGKGRIYFIECNGRDQRYGFRKAGLAGTWKESYRKPMAYARYLLDHPAQHNSY; the protein is encoded by the coding sequence ATGGGGCAAAAGCTCGTGGGAATACTGTTAAATGCCGCTATGCACCGGGGCGTTCCCCGGCTAAAAACGGGACAGGAATCACTGGAGAGCTATGAGGAAGCCGCCGCGGCATACGGATTAACCCCCTGCTTCCTGAAGCTGTCCGACATCGATACGGGATCCGGCTACAGCATTGCCTATGTTAAAGGGCCCAATGGCTACAGGAGTGCCGTAATACCGACACCCGACGCCATTCACAACCGGGCCATCTACGACCCGGGGAGCCAAGGAGTTGAAAGAATCCTTCGCAGCGGCGTTCAGGTATATAATACATGCAACCGCTATGGCAAAGATCAGATTCATGGGTTGCTTGAGCAGAATGAAGGGCTGCGCGGTCTTCTGCCAGCCACCTCAGCCGGTCTCGCCGGGCTGAAGGAAATGATGGACAGCTATTCCGATCTTATCCTGAAGCCTTGCCGGGGGAGTATCGGGCAGGGCGTTATGCGCCTCTCGCGGAACAGTCCCGGGCACTGGACCTGGAGTTATCTGCCTGGCGGCTCCAACAGCTGGGCCAGTACAGCCGTACACCAGGATGCCCTGCCCAGGGCCCTGCGGGCGCGTCTGGCATCTGCTCCTTACCTGGTCCAGGAACGTATCCCGCTGGCCGAGCTTGGGGGCCGGCCGTTTGATCTTCGCGTCACCGTACAGCGGGGCTGGGGCGGAGAATGGCAGGTCACCGGACTGTTCGCCAAACGGGCAGCACCGGGCGGGTTCGTCTCCAACATTGCCCGCGGCGGGGAAGCGCTTGACTCCATCTTTGTATTGGAGCAGGCATTCTCCGGTCCAGCTGCGGCGGGTATCCGCATGTCCGTTCTCGCGCACAGCCTCAGTATTGCACGTGAACTGGAGAAAAACCTCCCCGGCCTGGCAGACATCGGTTTGGATATGGGCATCACCGGAAAAGGCCGCATCTATTTCATCGAGTGCAACGGACGCGATCAGCGCTACGGCTTCCGTAAGGCCGGACTGGCCGGCACCTGGAAGGAAAGCTACCGGAAACCTATGGCATATGCAAGATACCTGCTTGACCATCCTGCACAGCATAACAGTTATTGA
- the asd gene encoding archaetidylserine decarboxylase (Phosphatidylserine decarboxylase is synthesized as a single chain precursor. Generation of the pyruvoyl active site from a Ser is coupled to cleavage of a Gly-Ser bond between the larger (beta) and smaller (alpha chains). It is an integral membrane protein.) — protein MVKQLLRLMTELSSHRWLSRLMGAFSHSRLSRFLIPAFIRIYHIPASEAEKHSGEYLTLNEFFSRRLKPGMRPVAAHENAVASPVDALITAMGEIHSGTIMNVKGQDYELEDLLNHSPHLELYKKGFFFVLYLSPTDYHRIHSPLTGRKVESEHIRGRAYPVNEFGMRHMKGVLSRNERLITYIAGPSGEAAVVKVGAMNVSSIHYADEEAEAWQIGDDLAYFEFGSTVVLLLENGSFTARPGLTSGTKVKMGELLGTLQRPI, from the coding sequence ATGGTAAAACAATTGCTGCGGCTGATGACCGAGCTGTCCTCGCACAGATGGCTTTCCCGGTTAATGGGGGCTTTTTCCCATAGCAGACTCAGCCGTTTTTTAATCCCGGCATTTATTCGGATTTATCATATTCCCGCTTCTGAGGCGGAGAAGCATTCCGGGGAATACCTTACACTCAATGAATTTTTCAGCCGCCGCCTGAAACCCGGCATGCGCCCCGTCGCTGCCCACGAGAATGCGGTAGCCAGTCCGGTGGATGCGCTGATTACCGCCATGGGCGAGATTCATTCCGGAACGATAATGAATGTAAAGGGACAGGACTATGAACTGGAAGACCTTTTGAACCACTCGCCGCACCTGGAGCTGTACAAAAAAGGCTTTTTCTTCGTGCTGTACTTAAGCCCAACGGATTACCACCGGATTCACTCCCCGCTTACCGGGCGCAAGGTCGAGAGTGAGCATATCCGCGGACGGGCCTATCCGGTCAACGAGTTCGGCATGCGACACATGAAAGGTGTGCTGAGCCGTAATGAACGGCTCATTACTTATATCGCCGGACCTAGCGGTGAAGCCGCTGTGGTAAAAGTCGGCGCAATGAATGTCAGCAGCATCCATTACGCGGATGAAGAGGCTGAGGCCTGGCAGATCGGTGACGATCTTGCTTACTTCGAATTTGGTTCCACCGTAGTACTGCTCCTGGAGAACGGCAGCTTCACCGCCCGGCCGGGGCTGACCAGCGGCACCAAAGTGAAGATGGGCGAGCTGCTGGGCACGCTGCAGCGGCCTATTTAA